The Janthinobacterium lividum genome has a window encoding:
- a CDS encoding ATP-binding cassette domain-containing protein: MSEHILALENVSKRFGSVLALQNITMRLREGEVHCLLGDNGAGKSTLIKTLAGVHKPTDGQYLVDGKPVVFNSPSEALDMGVATVYQDLALVPLLSVARNFFMGREPMKKLLGLVPVMDIDYAAETARDKLAEMGIMVRDPHQAIGTMSGGEKQCLAIARAIHFGARVLILDEPTAALGVKQSFNVLKLIYKARERGISVIFITHNVHHAYPVGDSFTLLNRGKSLGTFTKDTVTKDALLDMMAGGAEMQTLMAELDGVTI; encoded by the coding sequence ATGAGCGAGCATATTCTTGCCCTGGAAAATGTCAGCAAGCGCTTCGGCTCCGTACTGGCCCTGCAAAACATCACCATGCGGTTGCGCGAGGGGGAGGTTCATTGTTTGCTGGGCGACAACGGCGCCGGCAAGTCCACCCTGATCAAGACCCTGGCTGGCGTGCACAAGCCCACCGATGGACAATACTTGGTTGATGGCAAGCCTGTCGTCTTCAACTCGCCCAGCGAAGCGCTGGACATGGGCGTGGCCACCGTCTACCAGGACCTGGCGCTGGTGCCGCTCTTGTCCGTGGCGCGCAATTTCTTCATGGGTCGCGAGCCGATGAAAAAGCTGCTGGGCCTGGTGCCCGTGATGGATATCGACTATGCGGCCGAGACCGCGCGCGACAAGCTGGCCGAGATGGGCATCATGGTGCGCGACCCGCACCAGGCCATCGGCACCATGTCGGGCGGCGAGAAACAGTGCCTGGCCATCGCCCGCGCCATTCATTTCGGCGCCCGCGTGCTGATCCTCGACGAACCGACGGCCGCCCTGGGCGTGAAGCAATCGTTCAATGTATTGAAGCTGATTTACAAGGCGCGCGAGCGGGGTATTTCCGTGATCTTTATTACGCATAATGTGCACCATGCGTATCCGGTCGGCGACTCGTTCACTTTGTTGAACCGGGGCAAGTCGCTGGGTACCTTCACCAAGGATACGGTGACCAAGGATGCCTTGCTGGACATGATGGCGGGCGGTGCGGAAATGCAAACGCTGATGGCTGAACTCGACGGTGTCACGATTTAA
- a CDS encoding ABC transporter permease, with protein MTALKSSLASPGKYPPPPPGASSKTVVAADERVGTTSWVKRFFGRPEFASISGAVLVFAFFVITAGDSGMFNLDGVVNWMQVASYLGIIAIGACLLMIAGEFDLSIGSMIGFAGMMIAIPTIYFHWPLWVAIIFAFAGSMALGWLNGYIVIKTRLPSFIVTLAFLFILRGLTLALSIMFANRTIVSGVGDLAAQDWLASLLFHGNVATGLFQWMGAHGWIAVLDDGSPLVKGVPKVIVWWLVLAASAAFVLSRTRFGNWMFAVGGDANAAKNVGVPVRKVKISLFVFTAFCACLFATLQVCDVGSAAADRGMQKEFEAIIAAVIGGALLTGGYGSVVGACFGALIFGVVQIGITYTNINSDWFRVFLGVMLLIAVLFNNFVRSRVTEAR; from the coding sequence ATGACTGCGCTCAAATCCAGCCTGGCTAGCCCCGGCAAGTATCCTCCTCCGCCTCCCGGCGCCTCCAGCAAGACAGTCGTCGCCGCCGACGAACGCGTGGGCACGACCAGCTGGGTCAAACGGTTTTTTGGCCGCCCCGAGTTCGCCTCGATTTCCGGCGCGGTGCTCGTGTTTGCCTTCTTCGTCATCACGGCCGGCGATTCCGGCATGTTCAACCTCGACGGCGTCGTCAACTGGATGCAAGTGGCATCCTACCTGGGCATCATCGCCATTGGCGCCTGCCTGTTGATGATCGCCGGTGAATTCGACCTGTCGATTGGCTCCATGATCGGCTTTGCCGGCATGATGATCGCTATCCCGACGATTTATTTTCACTGGCCATTGTGGGTCGCTATTATTTTCGCCTTCGCCGGTTCCATGGCGCTGGGCTGGCTTAACGGCTACATCGTCATCAAGACGCGCCTGCCATCGTTTATCGTTACCCTGGCCTTCCTCTTCATCTTGCGTGGTCTGACCCTGGCCCTGTCGATCATGTTTGCCAACCGCACCATCGTCAGCGGCGTTGGCGACCTTGCGGCGCAGGATTGGCTGGCCAGCCTGCTGTTCCACGGCAATGTTGCCACAGGCCTGTTCCAGTGGATGGGTGCGCATGGCTGGATCGCCGTGCTTGACGATGGCTCGCCGCTGGTCAAGGGCGTGCCGAAAGTCATCGTATGGTGGCTGGTGCTGGCCGCCAGCGCCGCCTTTGTCCTGTCGCGTACCCGTTTCGGCAACTGGATGTTTGCCGTCGGCGGCGACGCCAATGCGGCCAAGAATGTGGGCGTGCCGGTGCGCAAGGTAAAGATTTCGCTGTTTGTCTTCACGGCCTTCTGCGCCTGCCTGTTTGCCACATTGCAAGTGTGCGACGTGGGTTCGGCTGCCGCCGACCGCGGCATGCAAAAGGAATTCGAAGCCATCATCGCGGCCGTCATCGGCGGCGCCTTGCTGACGGGCGGCTACGGTTCCGTCGTCGGCGCCTGTTTCGGTGCGCTGATCTTCGGGGTGGTGCAGATCGGCATCACTTATACCAACATCAATTCGGACTGGTTCCGCGTGTTCCTCGGCGTGATGCTGCTGATCGCCGTGCTGTTCAATAACTTTGTACGCTCACGCGTTACGGAAGCGAGATAA